A genomic region of Miscanthus floridulus cultivar M001 chromosome 3, ASM1932011v1, whole genome shotgun sequence contains the following coding sequences:
- the LOC136541614 gene encoding pentatricopeptide repeat-containing protein At3g06920, producing the protein MAAAAAVRTPAVRRPLLVAPTLLRIWRYLSSTTPPPPPPPHHPNTLATELLRLLSAAPSWTPDLAGAVSSSLSAASASAADAVIPVLRSLKNPSLAAPFFLASSAASPHPLPADAYNAVLPFLSHNLAAMEKVLEEMSVLGYGVPNPACADLVAALVRTRRLDDAERVIGAMRRLKFRPAFSAYTVLIGAMAEARRPERALELLRQMQEVGYEVGVPLFTTLVRALAREGRVEGALALVDEVKGSCLEPDIVLYNVCIDCFGKAGSVDMAWKFFHELKSQGLKPDDVSYTSMIWVLCKAGRLSEAEELFGQMETERAVPCAYAYNTMIMGYGSAGQFENAYKLLDQLKERGCIPSVVSFNSILTCLGKKRKVDEALTLFEAMKKDAEPNSSTYNIIIDMLCMAGKVEEAYMIRDEMERAGLFPNLLTVNIMVDRLCKAKKFEEANEMFETASQRGCNPDSVTYCSLIDGLGKKGNVDDAYRLFENMLDTGHNANPVVYTSLIRNFFMHGRKEDGHKIFKEMNRRGCQPDLTLLNTYMDCVFKAGDVEKGRAIFEDIKGYGFLPDVRSYSILIHGLTKAGLARETSSIFHAMKQQGFALDARAYNAVVDGFCKSGKVDKAYEVLEEMKVKRVAPTVATYGSIIDGLAKIDRLDEAYMIFEEAKSKGIELNVIVYSSLIDGFGKVGRIDEAYLILEEMMKKGLTPNVYTWNSLMDALVKAEEINEALICFQSMKEMKCSPNTYTYSILINGLCRVQKYNKAFVFWQEMQKQGLIPNVVTYTTMISGLAKVGNITDACSLFERFKANGGIPDAASFNALIEGMSHANRAIEAYHVFEETRLQGCRINVKACISLLDALNKAECLEQAAVVGAVLREIAKSQHASRSL; encoded by the coding sequence atggcggcggcggcggcggtgcggacACCGGCGGTTCGCCGGCCGCTCCTCGTCGCCCCCACCCTCCTCCGCATCTGGCGTTACCTCTCCTCCACCacaccacccccaccaccaccaccgcaccaCCCCAACACTCTcgccaccgagctcctccgccTCCTCTCCGCCGCACCATCCTGGACGCCGGACCTTGCCGGCGCtgtctcctcctccctctccgctgcctccgcctccgccgccgacgCCGTCATACCCGTTCTCCGGTCCCTCAAGAACCCCTCCCTCGCCGCTCCCTTCTTCCtcgcctcctccgccgcctccccgcACCCGCTCCCCGCCGACGCCTACAACGCCGTCCTCCCGTTCCTCTCCCACAACCTCGCAGCCATGGAGAAAGTCCTCGAGGAGATGAGCGTCCTTGGGTACGGCGTTCCCAACCCCGCCTGCGCCGACCTTGTCGCGGCGCTCGTCCGCACCCGCCGCCTCGACGACGCCGAGCGCGTGATTGGGGCCATGAGGCGGCTCAAGTTCCGCCCAGCGTTCTCGGCGTACACCGTGCTGATCGGCGCAATGGCGGAGGCCAGGCGGCCTGAACGAGCGCTCGAGCTGCTGCGGCAGATGCAGGAGGTCGGGTACGAGGTGGGCGTGCCGCTGTTCACGACGCTGGTGCGGGCTTTGGCTCGTGAGGGGCGCGTCGAGGGGGCCCTGGCACTGGTGGACGAGGTGAAGGGGAGCTGCCTCGAGCCTGACATTGTGCTGTACAATGTGTGCATTGATTGTTTCGGGAAGGCTGGGAGTGTGGACATGGCCTGGAAGTTCTTCCATGAGTTGAAGTCGCAAGGGCTGAAGCCAGATGATGTATCGTACACGAGCATGATTTGGGTGTTGTGCAAGGCAGGGAGGCTAAGTGAGGCTGAGGAACTGTTTGGTCAGATGGAGACAGAAAGAGCTGTGCCTTGTGCGTATGCGTATAATACAATGATCATGGGTTATGGGTCTGCAGGCCAGTTTGAGAATGCCTATAAGCTTCTTGATCAGTTAAAGGAGAGGGGTTGTATTCCATCTGTTGTGTCATTTAATTCGATTCTCACTTGCCTTGGGAAGAAGAGGAAAGTTGATGAGGCACTGACCTTGTTTGAGGCCATGAAAAAGGATGCAGAGCCAAATTCCTCGACATATAACATCATCATTGATATGCTTTGCATGGCTGGAAAAGTTGAGGAGGCCTATATGATACGGGATGAGATGGAACGTGCTGGTTTGTTCCCTAACTTGTTGACAGTGAATATAATGGTTGATAGGCTCTGCAAAGCAAAGAAGTTTGAGGAGGCCAATGAGATGTTTGAAACTGCAAGTCAGAGAGGTTGCAATCCTGATTCTGTGACTTATTGTTCTCTTATTGACGGATTAGGAAAGAAAGGAAATGTTGACGACGCTTATAGGTTATTTGAGAACATGCTAGATACAGGCCACAATGCTAATCCTGTTGTTTATACATCCTTGATAAGGAATTTCTTCATGCATGGGAGGAAAGAAGATGGGCACAAAATCTTCAAAGAGATGAATCGTCGAGGATGCCAGCCTGACCTTACCCTACTGAATACATACATGGATTGTGTTTTCAAAGCTGGTGATGTTGAAAAGGGAAGGGCGATATTTGAGGATATCAAGGGTTATGGCTTCCTTCCGGATGTACGAAGTTATTCCATTTTGATTCATGGTCTCACAAAAGCTGGCCTGGCTAGGGAAACTTCCAGCATTTTCCATGCCATGAAGCAGCAAGGTTTTGCTCTTGATGCTCGGGCTTATAATGCTGTTGTTGATGGGTTCTGCAAATCTGGAAAGGTGGACAAGGCCTATGAAGTTCTTGAGGAGATGAAGGTAAAACGTGTAGCTCCTACAGTTGCTACATATGGATCAATTATTGATGGTTTAGCTAAGATTGATAGGTTAGATGAAGCTTACATGATTTTTGAGGAAGCAAAATCAAAAGGAATAGAATTGAATGTTATTGTGTATAGCTCTCTCATCGATGGGTTTGGAAAGGTTGGTAGGATAGATGAAGCTTATTTAATATTAGAAGAGATGATGAAGAAGGGTTTGACACCAAATGTTTACACATGGAACAGCCTTATGGATGCTTTAGTGAAAGCTGAAGAAATCAATGAAGCACTTATTTGTTTCCAGTCAATGAAGGAAATGAAATGTTCCCCAAACACTTACACATACAGTATTCTTATAAATGGCCTTTGCCGCGTACAGAAGTACAATAAGGCTTTTGTGTTCTGGCAAGAAATGCAGAAACAGGGATTAATCCCTAATGTTGTGACTTACACAACCATGATTTCTGGGCTTGCAAAGGTAGGGAACATAACAGATGCTTGCAGTCTCTTTGAGAGGTTTAAGGCCAATGGTGGAATCCCTGATGCTGCAAGTTTCAATGCTCTTATAGAGGGAATGAGCCATGCAAATAGAGCAATTGAGGCATATCATGTATTTGAAGAAACTCGATTACAaggatgtagaattaatgtaaaGGCATGCATCAGTCTTCTAGATGCTTTGAACAAAGCTGAATGTCTTGAACAGGCTGCTGTTGTAGGTGCAGTTTTGAGAGAGATTGCCAAGTCCCAGCATGCTTCTAGATCCTTGTAA